Proteins encoded in a region of the Pseudomonas sp. GOM7 genome:
- a CDS encoding dynamin-like GTPase family protein, giving the protein MSMERLSQQVDAYVGWKRELIREITRYRGWLEHNRLSSDAVTSKLERALKLLRTDHITLAFVGEFSRGKTELINSLFFSEYGQRMLPSQAGRTTMCPTELFFDPRSERSYIHLLPIETRSTSASVAQFKRIPRHWVSIPLDSSDPENMAQAFSQVAKTKVMPVEQAIQLGFHPDMLESADKRGHVLVPAWRHAMVNFDHPLLRQGLRILDTPGLNALGSEPELTLSMLPNAQAIIFLLAADTGVTASDMQIWQQHIRQLDEDTPTSLFAVLNKIDMLWDDLAGEAFVHNAIAQMQSATAKQLGLDQADVLPLSAKQALLAKVRQDEALLARSQMSELENLLCERIVAQKERLIEEQVVRQVLALLNNSQHVLGLRLEKVNEQLALLGNHQQDNGQLLLELTAKTKDDHNLHHKRLLGLKTNQRLLQRQGQLLRHAVRAERLQEHLEKVRRNLSGSWTTLGINQAIVRFFQAVEQDLHNLQHEADLANKMVAAIYQRHNEASPLHGVDAPQLQIKRYWRELRQLQAKGDQFRLHLKTLLTEQRSLTRRFFATLAQEAIGLHQRLRHDAEQWAADALMPLMQHTLEHKQMLESHMLRLKALAQETQQSRKRSEQLAQYQEELQQQLAQAADMLRTLRRPAPVQRQGKVVSLPVAARL; this is encoded by the coding sequence ATGAGCATGGAACGTCTCAGTCAGCAGGTGGATGCCTACGTAGGTTGGAAGCGCGAACTGATCCGCGAGATCACCCGCTACCGGGGCTGGCTCGAACACAACCGCCTCAGCTCCGACGCCGTCACCAGCAAACTCGAGCGCGCCCTCAAGCTGCTGCGTACCGACCATATCACCCTGGCCTTCGTCGGCGAGTTCTCGCGCGGCAAGACCGAACTGATCAACAGCCTGTTCTTCTCCGAATATGGCCAGCGCATGCTGCCATCCCAGGCCGGACGCACCACCATGTGCCCCACCGAGCTGTTCTTCGACCCGCGCTCGGAGCGCTCCTACATCCACCTGCTGCCCATCGAGACGCGCAGCACCTCTGCCAGCGTGGCCCAGTTCAAGCGCATCCCCCGCCACTGGGTGAGCATCCCGCTGGACAGCAGCGACCCGGAGAACATGGCTCAGGCCTTCAGCCAGGTAGCCAAGACCAAGGTCATGCCCGTGGAACAGGCGATCCAGCTCGGCTTCCACCCCGACATGCTGGAAAGTGCGGACAAGCGCGGTCATGTACTGGTGCCGGCCTGGCGCCATGCCATGGTCAACTTCGACCACCCCTTGCTGCGCCAGGGCCTGCGCATTCTCGATACGCCCGGCCTCAACGCCCTGGGCAGCGAGCCGGAACTGACCCTGTCGATGCTGCCCAATGCCCAGGCGATCATCTTCCTGCTGGCCGCCGACACCGGCGTCACCGCCAGCGACATGCAGATCTGGCAGCAGCACATCCGTCAGCTCGATGAAGACACGCCTACCAGCCTGTTCGCCGTGCTGAACAAGATCGACATGCTGTGGGACGACCTGGCCGGCGAAGCCTTCGTACACAACGCCATCGCCCAGATGCAGAGCGCCACGGCCAAACAACTTGGCCTCGACCAGGCCGACGTGTTGCCGTTGTCGGCCAAGCAGGCGCTGCTGGCCAAGGTGCGCCAGGATGAAGCGCTGCTGGCGCGCAGCCAGATGAGTGAACTGGAAAACCTGTTGTGCGAACGCATCGTCGCGCAGAAGGAACGCCTGATCGAAGAACAGGTGGTGCGTCAGGTGCTGGCACTGCTTAACAACAGCCAGCACGTACTTGGCCTGCGCCTGGAAAAGGTCAACGAACAACTGGCCCTGCTCGGCAACCACCAGCAGGACAACGGCCAGCTACTGCTGGAACTGACCGCCAAGACCAAGGACGATCACAACCTGCACCACAAGCGCCTGCTGGGGCTGAAGACCAACCAGCGCCTGCTGCAACGCCAGGGCCAGTTGCTGCGCCATGCGGTACGCGCCGAACGCCTGCAGGAGCACCTGGAAAAAGTTCGTCGCAACCTCAGCGGCAGCTGGACCACCCTGGGCATCAACCAGGCCATCGTCAGGTTCTTCCAGGCCGTGGAGCAGGATCTGCACAACCTGCAGCACGAAGCCGACCTGGCCAACAAGATGGTCGCCGCCATCTACCAACGGCACAACGAAGCGAGCCCACTGCACGGCGTCGACGCCCCGCAGTTGCAGATCAAGCGCTACTGGCGCGAGCTGCGCCAGCTACAGGCCAAGGGCGACCAGTTCCGCCTGCACCTGAAAACCCTGCTCACCGAACAGCGCAGCCTTACCCGCCGCTTCTTCGCCACTTTGGCGCAGGAGGCCATCGGCCTGCACCAACGCCTGCGCCACGACGCCGAACAATGGGCCGCCGACGCCCTGATGCCGCTGATGCAGCACACCCTGGAACACAAGCAGATGCTGGAAAGCCACATGCTGCGCCTCAAGGCCCTGGCCCAGGAAACCCAGCAAAGCCGCAAACGCAGCGAGCAACTGGCGCAATACCAGGAAGAACTGCAACAACAACTGGCCCAGGCCGCCGACATGCTCCGCACCCTGCGCCGCCCGGCGCCGGTGCAGCGCCAGGGCAAGGTGGTCAGCTTGCCGGTGGCGGCGCGGTTGTAG
- a CDS encoding tetratricopeptide repeat protein, producing MLKAKIAIFLVSILFVGALSAGNLTAEQRAAKEKGIALYNQYKNGDKYLRIAAEAGDREAQYYLGESLRQAGFVTEESYKWLAAAANQGDLYAMVRLAYHGGNLCSLANECPEYAKTSSDWIVMFEREAKARAAKGDAEAMYVLYLGISDFDWLEKSAEAGYPQAQYLLAMRYKEGEGPFQWPWNKSQRIEELIKKSAEGGSIDGMNQYMIIFQERGELEKARYWLVKMAEAGDARAIGEYAADLAHTPDNRLGFPLDLVKGYGLMSLLLKLDGGGSSKDFAEDVLPDIAAKMTPEQIEEAKVFAEEWKASHPPLSYFPPKLGF from the coding sequence ATGTTGAAAGCAAAAATAGCGATCTTTTTAGTATCTATTTTATTTGTTGGGGCGTTATCAGCAGGTAATCTGACGGCTGAGCAACGGGCAGCCAAGGAAAAGGGTATTGCGCTTTATAATCAATATAAAAATGGCGATAAGTATTTGCGCATTGCTGCAGAGGCTGGCGATAGAGAGGCCCAATATTATTTGGGCGAGTCGCTACGCCAGGCAGGCTTCGTAACGGAAGAGTCTTATAAATGGTTGGCAGCCGCTGCTAATCAGGGCGACTTGTATGCCATGGTGCGTTTAGCTTATCACGGAGGAAATCTCTGTAGTTTGGCTAACGAGTGCCCTGAATACGCCAAGACTTCTAGTGACTGGATTGTTATGTTTGAAAGGGAAGCCAAAGCTCGCGCCGCCAAGGGCGATGCTGAAGCCATGTATGTATTGTATCTAGGCATCAGTGACTTCGATTGGTTGGAAAAATCCGCCGAGGCTGGATATCCACAGGCCCAATATCTACTGGCTATGCGTTACAAAGAAGGTGAAGGTCCCTTTCAGTGGCCGTGGAATAAGTCTCAGCGTATTGAGGAGCTAATCAAGAAGTCGGCTGAAGGTGGCAGTATAGATGGCATGAATCAATATATGATTATTTTTCAGGAGCGAGGCGAACTTGAAAAGGCCAGGTATTGGCTTGTCAAGATGGCTGAGGCGGGGGACGCCCGCGCTATAGGCGAATATGCGGCTGACTTAGCTCACACGCCAGACAATAGGCTTGGCTTTCCGCTGGATCTTGTAAAGGGATATGGCTTGATGTCTCTGTTATTGAAGTTGGATGGTGGGGGGAGCTCAAAGGATTTTGCAGAGGATGTGCTCCCGGACATCGCAGCCAAAATGACCCCTGAGCAAATCGAAGAAGCCAAGGTGTTTGCCGAGGAGTGGAAGGCTAGTCATCCGCCTTTGTCTTATTTTCCTCCCAAACTTGGGTTTTGA